The stretch of DNA CGGGGGTATCGCTCCCGCGCTGCGTTCGCGTGGGTGGTGATGGCGGGCCGGGGCGAGCCGCGCGACGACTGGTGCAGGTGGTGGCTCGTCACTGCCAGCGGAAGCGCCGGGTCGCAATAGCGAGCGAGCCAGTGGTCCAGGCGGCGAGGAGGAGCAGCGCACGCCAGTGATCCGACCAGGGCTCGGCGACCCAGGCGGCGCGGAGCAGGGTGACGATCGGGGTGGCCGGGAGGAACTCGGCGAGCTCTCGTACGCGTGCGGGCAGGATCTCCGGTGGGAGCGCCATGCCGGAGAAGAACAGCATGGGGTAGAAGACGACGAAGGCGACGACCAGTGCGGTGCGTGCGCTGGGGACGAGCGCAGCCAATGCGAAGCCGAAGGCCATCATCGCCAGGAAGCCGAGGATCCCTGCCGCCAGCGCGCTCGGCAGAGATCCGGCAAAGCGGAGCCCATAACCGAGTTCAGCGGTCAGCAGGAGGAAGCTGATGCCGAGCGCGCTCAGGATGGCGCGAGCGGCGAGTTGGCTGGCGAACAGCGCGATGGGCGAGACCGGGGCGAGGGCCAGTTGGCGGAGCACGCCGCGTTCCCGGTAGGTGGCCAGCGCGATGGGGAGGTTGAAGATCGCGACCGTGGCGATGACCATGGTGACGTAGCCTGGCACGGCCAGATCGATGACGCCGAAACCGCCGCTGCCAGGACGTGGGGTGTTGCCGTAGATGCTCCCGAAGATGACGACCAGGAGCGGCGGGAAGACGAGGGAGAAGAAGGCGCTGAAAGGT from Thermomicrobium roseum DSM 5159 encodes:
- a CDS encoding ABC transporter permease; its protein translation is MRSLVRLTLTEFLLELREPFSAFFSLVFPPLLVVIFGSIYGNTPRPGSGGFGVIDLAVPGYVTMVIATVAIFNLPIALATYRERGVLRQLALAPVSPIALFASQLAARAILSALGISFLLLTAELGYGLRFAGSLPSALAAGILGFLAMMAFGFALAALVPSARTALVVAFVVFYPMLFFSGMALPPEILPARVRELAEFLPATPIVTLLRAAWVAEPWSDHWRALLLLAAWTTGSLAIATRRFRWQ